The stretch of DNA TCGGGGCACATCTTTCCAAAGACTTTGATAAACTCAGATCGATTGAAATGCGTGTAGGGGCATTGCCGCAATATCCAAACGGGGAGTTGGGGTATTCATTTACATGGTCAGCGGCAGGAGTAGTTAACGAATATATTAATGATGCAGAAGCCATTCATCATGGAAAGCGTAAGAAAGTGACTTCATTACAAGGTAAAGAATTGATCACCATCAACGGATCAACCTATGAAGCTTTTTATACTTCAGGCGGTTTGGGTACCATGTGCGAAACCTATGAAGGCCGGGTAGATAAGCTGGATTATAAGACCATCCGCTATCCCGGACATTGCGACCTGATGAACTTTCTGATCAATGAGCTGCATTTAAAAAATGACAAACAACATCTGGAAGATATGTTAAAGAGTGCCAAGCCACCGGTTAAGGAGGATGTTGTATTAGTATATGCAGTTGCAGAAGGATGGAAAAATAACGAGATGCACAGAAATGAATTCTGTAAGTCGTATACACCCATCGAGATTGATGGAAATGACTGGAGGGCTATTTCATGGACAACTGCAGCCAGTTTAGTGGCCGTGGTAGAAATGGTGGCAGCAGGTAAACTCCCGTCAAAAGGATTTATCAAACAGGAAGAAATTGCTTTTGATGCATTATTGAATACACAAACCGGTAGTTTATTTAATTAATCCGAAATGAAATTTAACAAAGACACAACTTTGGATATTTTTTTAAATATTCTCTTTGAACGCTATCGCGATAAAGTTCCGGCTGTAAATCAAATAACTAATGCTTTAACAGAACGTGGTGTTGTTAATTCACAGCAAGAAATTATCAACGATCATATTGCATTCCGCACTTTAGGTGTACCGCATTTGGGAATCAATTCATTTGAAAAGATTTTTCTATATCATGGTTATCAGAAAAGAGATAATTACTTTTTTGAAGGGAAGAAGCTGAATGCTTATTGGTATGCCCCTCCTTCAGCAGAATATCCAAGAATTTTTATGAGCGAACTGACTGTGGATAAACTTTCGGAAAATGCTCAAAATATTATTAAGAAATATACCCAGCATATTACTGCTGATCCGGTTGACTCACTTGATTTAGACAATGGACAGCAAATTGGTGAGTTTCTTCACCAGTCGTTATGGCAAGTTCCGACAAAAGAAGAATACTTAGCCCTGCTGGAAGAAAACGAATATGCAGCCTGGGTGATTTATAACCGTTATTACCTGAACCATTATACCATCAGTGTTCATGCTTTGAAAGAAGGTTATAATACGCTCGAGGATTTCAACTCGTTTATTGAAAGTTTGGGCATCAGGCTAAATGACGAGGGTGGAAAAATTAAGGTGAGTAAGGATGGTCTTTTGCGCCAAAGCAGTTCTGTGGCCGAAATGCATGAAGCTGTCTTTGCAGGCGGTGAAACCTTAAGCATTGCCAGCAGTTATGTAGAGTTTGCTGAGCGATTAGTATTGCCTGAGTTCAGGCATCTTACCGCGGAAGAGATTATGACCCAACACAGGAGAGAAGGGTTTGAGACCAGCAATGCAGATAAAATTTTTGAAAGTACTTACACCAGTCAAACACAATCTTGATTTTTTACTTCATGGACATTAATAACATATTAACTCAATTAGGGATTACCGAAAATAATCCGGGAACTTCTACCGGAACAGCATGGTTTGGATCAGGCTCGACAATTTGTTCTTCCTCACCAGTGGATGGAAAGCACATTGCATCTGTACAAACTACTTCAACTGAAGAATACGAAAAAGTACTGCAGACAGCTGAACAAGCATTTCAGTTCTGGCGCAATGTACCGGCTCCTAAAAGGGGCGAAGTCGTTCGTCAGCTAGGAGAGGCTTTAAGAGAAAAAAAAGAATGCCTTGGAGCCCTGGTCTCTTATGAAATGGGCAAAAGTCTGCAGGAAGGCTTGGGAGAGGTTCAGGAAATGATTGATATCTGCGACTTTGCCGTGGGATTGTCGCGACAATTATATGGTTTAACCATGCATTCAGAAAGACCGGGCCATCGAATGTATGAACAATGGCATCCGCTTGGTATTGTAGGGATCATCTCTGCCTTTAACTTTCCGGTTGCAGTATGGAGCTGGAATGCGGCTTTAGCATTGATTTGTGGTAATGTATGTCTTTGGAAGCCTTCTTCGAAAACGCCGCTTTGTGCGGTTGCCTGTCAGCATATTATTGCAGAAGTGTTAAAAGCAAATAATTTACCTGAAGGTATTAGTAGCCTTATCTCAGGAAATCCGGTTGGCAACCTGATCAATAACGATAAACGTATTCCACTGGTTTCCTTCACCGGTTCAACACGTATCGGTCGCGAAGTTTCCTCGGTTGTTGCCCGACGCTTTGGGAAAACCATCCTTGAACTGGGCGGCAATAATGCGATCATTATTTCCAAAGAAGCCGACCTTGACATGTCCATTATTGGTGCAGTGTTCGGTGCGGTAGGTACTGCCGGACAGCGTTGTACTTCAACTCGTCGTTTGATTATCCACGAGGATGTGTACGATAATTTTAAAGATAAGCTGGTAAAGGCTTATGCTCAGCTTCGGATTGGCAATCCATTGGATCAGCGCAATCATGTGGGTCCGTTGATTGACACGATGGCTGTTGATATGTATTTAAGCGCCATTGAAAAAGGAAAAACAGAAGGTGCGCGTTTTATTGTGGATGGCAGCGTCTTAAATGGTTCGGAGCATGCATCAGGTTGCTATGTGAAACCATGCATTGCCGAGGTAGAAAATCATTTTGAAATAGTACAGGAAGAAACCTTTGCACCAATCCTGTACCTGATTAAATATAAAACCTTAGATGAGGCTGTTCAATTGCAGAATGCTGTACCGCAAGGACTGTCATCGGCAATTATGACCTTGAATATGCGTGAAGCAGAACAATTCTTATCGGCCAACGGGTCAGATTGTGGCATAGCGAATGTGAACATCGGTACTTCCGGGGCTGAAATTGGTGGCGCTTTTGGTGGGGAGAAAGAAACCGGAGGTGGCAGGGAAAGCGGTTCTGATGCCTGGAAGGCTTATATGCGCAGACAAACTAATACCATCAATTACGGAACAACCCTTCCTTTAGCACAGGGAATAAAGTTTGACTTTTAACATTGCTGGAATAGCTTGTTAGATGCCAAAAATAAAGTAGAAAATTAGTTTTTTTGTACCAACCTTTTTCAGGTTTTGTCTTAGGGAGTCCTGACGACAAAACCTGAAATATTTTTGACTCACTGGTAAATGAAAGAAAGAATCAGACAATTAGCCGGACAATTGGATGGAGAATGCCATACTGATGAAGCGATGCGCATTATATACGCAACAGATGCTTCGGCTTATGCTGAAATGCCATTGGCGGTAACCACTCCCAGGTCTGTTGCAGATATTAAAAAACTGATTGCTTTCGCAACCGAAGAAGGTACTTCACTTATTCCGAGAACTGCCGGAACTTCTCTTGCAGGGCAGGTGGTTGGAAATGGAATTATTGTAGACGTATCTAAACACTTTAATCAAATTCTGGAACTGAATATTGAAGAGCAATGGGTGCGTGTGCAACCCGGAGTGGTAAGAGATGAGTTAAATCAATTCTTAAAACCGTACGGCCTTTTTTTCGGTCCTGAAACTTCTACAGCCAACCGGGCAATGATTGGGGGTATGGTGGGTAACAATTCCTGTGGATCAAATTCGGTAGTTTATGGTAGTACACGCGAACACACGCTGGAAATAAAAGCCATACTCAGTGATGAATCTGAAGTGGAGTTTAAAACATTGAATTTTGACGAGTTTATAGAAAAGTGCTCCGGATCAACTTTGGAGGCCAATATTTATAAATCCATTAGAAGCCAGTTAAGCAATTACGAAAATCAGGCTGAGATTCGGAAAGAGTTTCCGAAGAAAACTGTCGAAAGAAGAAATACAGGCTATGCGATTGATCTTTTACTGGAAACAGCACCTTTTACGATGGGAGCAGAAGATTTCAATTTCTGCAAACTGATTGCAGGCTCTGAAGGAACATTAGCCTTTATCACTGAAATAAAACTGAATCTGGTACCACTTCCTCCTAAAGAATCAGGATTGCTTTGCGTACATTTTCATTCTATTGACGAAGCACTACGGGCAAACCTGATTGCATTGAAGTATAAGCCCAGTGCCAGTGAACTGATCGATCATTATATTTTAGAATGTACTAAAGATAATAGAGAGCAAAAGCAAAACCGGTTTTTTGTTGAAGGTGACCCGGCAGCTATTTTGGTAATTGAATTTGCAAGAAGTACCAGGGAGGAAGTTGTCGCTATTACTGAACTGGTAAAGGCAGAAATGCTGGCAGAAGGATTGGGTTATCATTTCCCTGTATTGTTTGGTAAGGATACCCCTAAAATATGGTCGCTTCGAAAAGCAGGTTTGGGATTATTAAGTAATCTGCCTGGTGATGAAAAGGCGGTTCCGGTCATTGAAGACACTGCCGTTGATGTTAATGATCTGCCGGCATATATCCGTGACTTTAACGATATTCTTAAAAAACATGGATTGTATTCGGTGCATTATGCACATGCCGGGTCAGGTGAAATCCATTTGCGCCCGATCATTAATTTAAAAACCGTTGAAGGTAATCGTCTGTTCAGAGTAATTGCTGAAGAAATAGCCGCACTTGTTAAAAAGTACAATGGCTCATTAAGTGGAGAGCACGGTGATGGAAGATTGCGCGGTGAGTTTATTGAGCAAATGATAGGAAAGAAGAATTACCAATTGCTCAAAGAAGTTAAATATATATGGGATCCACGGAACATTTTTAATCCAGGCAAAATTGTGGATACACCACCAATGGATACTATGCTCAGGTATAAGCCAGGGCAACAGACGCCGGCATTTCAAACCTTTTTCCGCTATTATAACCAGGATGTATTGCAACATGTGGAGCAGTGTAACGGCTCTGGCGACTGTCGCAAGTCGCATCTGGCGGGAGGTACCATGTGTCCCTCGTACATGGCAACCCGCAATGAAAAGGATACCACCAGGGCGAGAGCTAATGTTTTAAGGACATTTCTTACCAATTCTGAACAACTCAACCGATTCGATCATAAGGAAATCAAGGAAGTGATGGATTTATGCTTGAGCTGTAAAGGTTGCAAATCTGAATGTCCATCAAATGTGGATATGGCTAAATTAAAAGCCGAATTTTTGCAGCATTATTATGATGCGAATGGCGTTCCTTTCAGGTCGCGACTAATTGCCAATTTTAGTAAAATAGCAAAATTAGGCGCATTAGTTCCCGCAGCTTACAATTTTTTTATGACTAATAAGGTGGTAAGCAAAGTTGTTAAAAAAGCGACCGGCTTCGCAATAGAACGATCGATGCCAACGCTCTATCATACTACCTTAAGAAGTTGGTTTAATAATCGATCTCATTCTGTTAGTGATCAAAATGCGGACAAGAAAAAGGTTTATTTTTTCTGCGATGAGTTTACCAATTATCAGGATACCGAAATAGGTATTAAAGCGATACTGTTGCTAGAGCGCTTAGGATTTGAGGTGATCATACCTAAACACGAAGAGAGTGGTAGGGCTCAGCTCTCCAAAGGTTTGTTGCGTGATGCCAGAAAAAACGCCCAACAAAATGTTAACCTGTTAAAGAATTTAATAACAGCTGATACACCTTTAGTCGGTGTTGAACCTTCAGCTATTCTCACTTTTCGTGATGAATATGTAGACTTGGTTGATGATGAGCAATTGGCAGACGCTAAAAAATTGGCGGCTAATGCTTATCTAATTGACGAATTCTTGGCTCAGCAAATTAAGAAAGGGAATATTCACAAAGAGCAGTTCACCAAAGAGAGCAAGCAGATTAAACTTCACGGTCATTGTCAGCAAAAGGCATGGTCGGCACTGTCAGCCACTCAGGAATTATTGTCTTTTCCGGAGCATTATCAGGTCGAAACCATCCCTTCGGGTTGTTGTGGTATGGCTGGGTCCTTTGGTTATGAAAAAGAACATTATGAAATTTCAATGCAGATTGGTGAACTGGTTTTATTGCCAACTATCAGAAATCAGCCTGATCATGTAATTATTGCTGCTCCCGGAACAAGTTGCAGGCATCAGATTAAAGACGGAACGGGTCGTAAAGCCTTACACCCGGTTGAAGTGTTGTATGATGCGCTTGTCTGATGGAATTGCTTTTTTGCTTTTTCTCTTAATAGGGTATGCTTAGCTATTGACAGTAGTTAGGAAAGGCAAAATCATACTCATAATTCATATCGCTCTAACAGACCCCTAACCCCTAAAGGAGGATTCATATCGCTTTTATATGCTAAGAGTAAGAACTTTATTTCAACAGTATGTTTCCCCTTTAGGGGTTAGGGTTATTTTTCTCTATGCTCTGTTTTTTTCTAAGCCTTTACTCTTAATAGTGGTGGCTTAGGCTCTGGTTCATGAAGCTCATAAGCGTATATAGATGACTTTATTCATTCAACCTGTTAAAAGGGTAGTAATACTAACGGATATTAATTATTGTTTAACAACCCTATTAAAAGAATTCCTGCAGAACCATATCTGTCGAGTCTGACTTTTAGTATCTTCAGAACATTACTGATTTGCTTCTTTACTGTTTTCTCAGATATACCTAGCTCATCTGCAATTTCTTTATGGCTGAGATGTTTTTTTCGGCTAAGTTCAAATACTTCTTTCATTCGGGGAGGTAATTGATCAATTTCATACTCAAGAGCGGCTTGCAAGTCTTTTTCATTCAGGTCCTCCTGGGTTCTGTTGCTGATTTCAGTAGCATATTTGACAATTGAGCTGTAATACTCATATCTGATCTTATCTTTTTCTATCAAGTTAAAAACCCTGTTTCTTACTCCTGTATATAAATACCCGGCTAAGTTGGCCTCTGGTTTTAAAGTCGATCTATTGTTCCACACAGAAATAAAAAGGTCTTGAATCAAATCTTTAGATTTTTCCTTATCTCTCAAAAGATGGTTTGCCTGATTGAATAATGGGAGAGAATAAAGGGTATAGATATTATTAAAAGCTTCTTCGTCACCTTCGTTTAAACGGCTGACAAGCTGATAATCTGTACAAGTTTTACTCTCTGACATGTTATGACCTTAATTATCGACGGCCTAATGTTAATAATTTTTTTTATTTAACTAAACTACTAATGATTGACTATTACAATAGTCATCATAGTTTATAAAAAAAATACATATAACAATACTCCCTTAGCCTCACTCAGCTGTATTGTTATTATATACGGCATTTTATTATGGATGTTAAACAAGTAGAAGAGATTGTCAATAGATATAACAGAGGTGAAGCATCGGCTGAAGAGGCCAGACTTTTGGAGCTTTGGTATGCACAAGCCTTGAAAACCCCATTGCAAGAGGAGGAAGAAATTGATTATGCAGAACTGAATCAGGAGATGTGGCGCAATATTCAGATGGCAACTAAACGAGATAAAATTCGATGGCTTTGGAAGAAAATTGCAATTGCTGCAACAATTGTCTGTTGTTTGGGTCTGGGTTGGCACTTTTTTAGAAATTCAGATTCTTCTTTAGGTCCGGAGAAGTCCGTTGAAGTGATTAATGCAGGTCAGAACAATGCTACATTGCTACTGACAAATGGAAAACGACTCGTGTTAAGGGATCTGAAAAACGAATCTGAGGTTCGGCTATCCGGAGCATCAATCACCAAAACTGCCGATGGAAAATTGATTTACAAATCAACTGGTCTGAACTCAGCTGAAACAGTGTCAATGAATACATTGATAACAGTTTATGGCGAACAATACCAGATTATTCTTCCTGACGGAACAAAGGTTTGGCTAAATGCTGCGTCTTCACTACACTTTCCATCGTATTTTTCGGGACCGAACCGTGAAGTTGTACTTGAAGGAGAGGCTTATTTCGAAGTACAAAAGGAAAAAGGAAAACCATTTATTGTACGTACGAAAAATCAGGAAATAAAAGTATTGGGTACACATTTTAATGTGAACTGTTATGAAGATGAATTATCAACAACCACTACCTTGTTAGAGGGCAAGGTCAGCATTTCTGCAAAGCTGGGTAGCCGGGAGGGTGGAAAGAGCATTGTTTTAGTTCCCGGTCAACAAAGTAAACTACAAAATGGAGATAATAGAATTGTAGTAGCAGCAACTGATCCCTCAGCTGCAATTGCCTGGAAAGAAGGTTTTTTTCAATTTGAAAACGATGATATAAAGACAGTAATGCGTCAACTCTCACGCTGGTACAATATCAGTGTAGCTTACACCGGAGAAATACCAGATGAAAGATTCAGCGGAAAGGTGTATCGCAACATGAGTCTGGATAAAGCTTTGGAAGTATTGAGTTTCTCTGCAATTCATTTTCAAATTGAGGGACGTAAAATAACTATCAACTATAATCAACCTAAATAGTAACCTAATCCAATTTATTATGACTGAAGAAATACCCTGAGACTTTTATTCTTATTGATAAGAACAACAGCAGTGCGGCAACACTGCTGTATAATCTGTGTGTTCAAACTTGAATGTTGAAACTATTTCCAAGTAAAATTTAAAACCCAGACAAATCAAATGTATGAAATAAAATTTAATAGAGGGGAAACTCATCTATTAGGGATTCTCTTGCCCTTTAAGTTTCTGAAAATAATGAAATTAACTGTTTTGATCATGCTTTGTTCGCTGTTGGTCAGCGCACGTGGCCTGAGCCAGATTACCATTAAACAAAAAAACGCATCCTTTCAAACTATTGTCCGTGAAATTGAGGCACAAACTGATTATGTTTTCTTCTACAAGAATGTATTTAGTGATGTTTCTATTACGGTAGATTTCAAGAATGTGTCAATTGAATATGCTCTGAAGACTTGTTTTGGGAATAAGCCGATTGAGTATAAAATTATTGACAAAACAGTGGTGATTACTGAACCAAAGGCATATAAAGGATCGAAAATAAACTCTTCCTTAATATCGCAGCTTAATGAAGTACGCGGAAAAGTGTCTGATGTGAAGGGAGAACCGTTGCCGGGTGTAAGTGTGAGTATTAAGGGGACTAAGAGGGGAACGGTTACGGATGAAAATGGGAACTATTCATTAAAGCTTCAAAGTGATGACAAAACACTAGTTTTTACCTTCATTGGTATGATGCCCAAAGAAGTAAATATTGGGCAGTCGGAGACAATTAATGTCACTATGGAAGAATCGGCTATTTCTACGAAAGAGGTGGTAGTGACGGGATTCCATACTAAGCGCCAATCTAGTTTTACTGGTTCAGCCATTACTATCACCGGTGAGCAGCTAAAAGCAATTTCGCCAACAAACCTGGTTCAGGCCTTGAGTATGTCAACCCCTGGATTGGCTATGGTGGAGGAGAAGACTGCTGGTTCAAATCCTAATCGCCTTCCTGAAATCCTCGTCAGAGGTGTAACCTCTTTCAGTAATGATAACCAAACAGTTAATCAGCCATTAATTGTTAGAGACGGTACTATTATTAGTATGCAAGATCTGTACGACATGAACATCAATGAGATTGCAACGGTTACCGTACTTAAAGATGCATCTGCAGCTGCACTTTATGGAGCAAGGGCAGCAAATGGAGTAATCATCATTGAACGAAATAAGATTACGGATGGTAAAATGAAAATTAACTATAACGTAACGAGTAGCATACAGTCTCCTGATTTTAGTGATTACAATATTCTTAATTCGGCTGATAAACTGGAATATGAACGATTAGCCGGTTTATATACCGGTACTGAAAATTCTTTACAGTATCAACTGGATTCGCTATACAACATTCGGTTTAAAGAGGTTAGCAGAGGGGTTAATACAGACTGGATGTCTAAACCAGCCAGGATTGGTTACTCATTAGATCAGTCTTTACGTCTTTCTGGGGGAGCGGGCAGTACCCGGTATGAATTAAATGGTCGTTATGGCTCGGTAGAAGGTGTAATGAAAGGTGATTTCAGGAAACGTTACGGATTAGGTTTTGTTTTGGAATATTACATGCCAAATGGATTAACTTTTTCCAATCGGGCAAGCTTCTCACAAGTAAACGCTAAGGCCTCTCCGTATGGAAGTTTCTCTACCTATACAGAAGTTAATCCTTATGACAGAGCTTATGACCAGTTTGGTGAATTAATCAAAACGCTTTCATGGGATCAGGAAAATCCACTTTATGAGGCGCAGCTGGGTTCTTTTAATAAAGATATGACCCAAGCTTTCAGTAATGATTTTGATGCGCGCTGGGCTTTGTCAAATCAATGGAGAGTTACGTCTCACTGGAATCTGACCCTTAACAATGGTAGCACTGAATTGTATAATTCACCGCTTTCGGGCGCTTTTAAAGATGAAATAGATCCGGCTAAAAGAGGGTTGATGTCCATCACTAATAATAAGGGTATTAATTATTCGGGAAACCTGGTGGTATCATATAATAAGTTATTTGGAAATGGAAGCTTAGTATCTGCGAATGTAGGAGCAAATTTGAATCATACAGATCTGAAGGGAGGATCCTTTAGAGGTATGGGCTTTTATTCGGATGCGCTGAGGTCTATCAACTTCGCATCCTCTTACCCAAGCGGAGAGAGACCCGGTGGTTATCAGGATTTGAGTGCTGATGTTGGAGGTTTCCTGAATTTGAACTATATGTATAAAAACCGCTTGACGGTGTTTACCAGGTTTCAGGTTCTTCAAAGTTTGGTGCCAATAACCGATATGGACATTTTTGGTCTACTGGCTTGGGATGGAATCTGCATAATGAAGAAATGTTCAAAAACAAACGGATAGATATTCTTAAACTTCGTGGAGGTATGGGGTATACCGGAAAGGTAAACTTCGCTTCTTATCAGGCTTTAACTACCTATCGCTACAGTAACGATTTGGATTATCTAAATGGAATTGGTGCAGTGCCCATCACTATCGGTAATCCGGATTTAAAGTGGGAGCGAACCATGAACTATAATGTGGGCCTCGATGTGAGTTTATTTAATCGCTGGTTTAATCTTACAGTAGATGTTTACAAGCGCAAAACAACAGACTTACTGATCGACAAAACCATTGCTCCTTCGGCAGGTGTAACTTCCGGAAAAGATAACCTTGGGGAAATGGAGAATAAGGGGATCGAGCTACACATGGATTCTTACCTGATCAGGAATAACAAATTTACCTGGCAGGGGGGATTGAATATTGCTCATAATAGCAATAAAATCCTGAAAATCAGTAGCGCTTTGCAAAGGCAGAATGATATAAATAATGCAGTATTATCTGTTGAGCCGTTGCCTCAGTTTCAGGAAGGTGAATCAACCACAGCACTGAAAGTTGTGCCTTCTGCAGGTATCGATCCTGCTACCGGAAAAGAGGTCTTTATTAAATTAAATGGCGATAGAACATTTGTATATGATCCGAATGATAAAATCGTAGTAGGTGATTTATTGCCAAAGGCATCAGGTACTTTTTATACAATTGCCAGTTATAAGAGAATTACAGCAGGCGCTTATTTCAACTTTAGCTTTGGTCAGTACATTTACAATACCACGCGCGCAACCAAGGTAGAAGGCTCTGATCCAAGGTTTAATGCAGATTATAGGGTCTTTAATGATCGCTGGAAAACCCCGGGTGATATAGTGCTTTATAGAAACATTGCTGACCAGTCTGTTCCTTATCAAACTTCACGTTTCGTTGAAAAAGAAAATACTGTTACACTTTCGAGGTTGAATATTTCCTATGAGTTGGACAGAAACTTTGTTAAAAGATTGGGCATGAGCAAAGTATCGCTTGGCCTAAGTGTTAACGACCTGTTCAGGGCCTCTACCGTAAGAATTGAGCGGGGAACATCCTACCTGTACAGCCGCGGAATGGATCTTAATCTTAATGTAATGTTTTAACCATTCACCATGAAACTATTATCAAAATATACCAACAGCTATAACTTTAAAAAGGGAAATGCTGAATTAAAAAGAAGCAGGAATTTGTTTGGGAAATGGAGTGCAATAGGTTTATTTCTATTGATTTTCACTACTTCATGCGAAAAGTTTCTGGATATACAACCCGAGGGCGAATTAACCAATGACCAGTTGCTAAAAGATGCAGGAGGTTTTGAAACGGCAATGTACGGTGTATATGCCTCTATGGGTAAAAATACATTGTACGGTCAAAATGTTTCACACAATATGCTGGAAGTACTGGGTCAGTATTTTGTATCTCCGGGTAACAGCTATGCTGAAAATTTGCTGAAATACAATTACAAGTTTGCAGCAGTGGAAAGTACTTTGTCAGGTGTTTGGTCGAACACATATAGTAACATCGCCAATGTTAACAATGTGCTCAAAAATCTGGAACGATTAGGTCCGAATAAGCTACAGTATTATAAGCTGTACAAAGGAGAAGCCTTGGGATTAAGAGCTTTCCTGCATTTCGACCTACTGAGGATGTACACGGAGAATATCCAGTTAAATGCCGCAGCTTCTGGTATCCCTTATTCTACAGATTTTAACTTAAAGGCTCCTGCTTTTATTCCTCTGGCAGACGTTTATACCAAGCTTATTAGCGATTTAACTACTGCAGAACAATTGCTAAGTGCTGATCAGCAATACATCACATTTCCTAAAACTAAAAACAATTATAATTACTTAAACGATAGGGAAATTCATTTTAACCTGTATGCTGTGCAAGCTACACTTGCCCGTGTTTACCTAACCAAAGGAGATATGGCTAATGCACTATTGTATGCAGAAAAAGTGATTAAATCCAATAAGTTTCAATTGCTTGATAAAACAGCTATTGCTAACGGAGTAATGA from Solitalea canadensis DSM 3403 encodes:
- a CDS encoding saccharopine dehydrogenase family protein translates to MINKVLTLGLGKVGTLVGSLLSKQFEVTGMDKQAPHYQYDLPFNVVLGDVADIPFMEKTIKEYDAVVSALPYFLNKPIAKIAHDLGKHYFDLTEDVETTEYIMSLSETSTAVLAPQCGLAPGIIGIIGAHLSKDFDKLRSIEMRVGALPQYPNGELGYSFTWSAAGVVNEYINDAEAIHHGKRKKVTSLQGKELITINGSTYEAFYTSGGLGTMCETYEGRVDKLDYKTIRYPGHCDLMNFLINELHLKNDKQHLEDMLKSAKPPVKEDVVLVYAVAEGWKNNEMHRNEFCKSYTPIEIDGNDWRAISWTTAASLVAVVEMVAAGKLPSKGFIKQEEIAFDALLNTQTGSLFN
- a CDS encoding DUF1338 domain-containing protein; amino-acid sequence: MKFNKDTTLDIFLNILFERYRDKVPAVNQITNALTERGVVNSQQEIINDHIAFRTLGVPHLGINSFEKIFLYHGYQKRDNYFFEGKKLNAYWYAPPSAEYPRIFMSELTVDKLSENAQNIIKKYTQHITADPVDSLDLDNGQQIGEFLHQSLWQVPTKEEYLALLEENEYAAWVIYNRYYLNHYTISVHALKEGYNTLEDFNSFIESLGIRLNDEGGKIKVSKDGLLRQSSSVAEMHEAVFAGGETLSIASSYVEFAERLVLPEFRHLTAEEIMTQHRREGFETSNADKIFESTYTSQTQS
- the amaB gene encoding L-piperidine-6-carboxylate dehydrogenase translates to MDINNILTQLGITENNPGTSTGTAWFGSGSTICSSSPVDGKHIASVQTTSTEEYEKVLQTAEQAFQFWRNVPAPKRGEVVRQLGEALREKKECLGALVSYEMGKSLQEGLGEVQEMIDICDFAVGLSRQLYGLTMHSERPGHRMYEQWHPLGIVGIISAFNFPVAVWSWNAALALICGNVCLWKPSSKTPLCAVACQHIIAEVLKANNLPEGISSLISGNPVGNLINNDKRIPLVSFTGSTRIGREVSSVVARRFGKTILELGGNNAIIISKEADLDMSIIGAVFGAVGTAGQRCTSTRRLIIHEDVYDNFKDKLVKAYAQLRIGNPLDQRNHVGPLIDTMAVDMYLSAIEKGKTEGARFIVDGSVLNGSEHASGCYVKPCIAEVENHFEIVQEETFAPILYLIKYKTLDEAVQLQNAVPQGLSSAIMTLNMREAEQFLSANGSDCGIANVNIGTSGAEIGGAFGGEKETGGGRESGSDAWKAYMRRQTNTINYGTTLPLAQGIKFDF
- a CDS encoding FAD-binding and (Fe-S)-binding domain-containing protein, which produces MKERIRQLAGQLDGECHTDEAMRIIYATDASAYAEMPLAVTTPRSVADIKKLIAFATEEGTSLIPRTAGTSLAGQVVGNGIIVDVSKHFNQILELNIEEQWVRVQPGVVRDELNQFLKPYGLFFGPETSTANRAMIGGMVGNNSCGSNSVVYGSTREHTLEIKAILSDESEVEFKTLNFDEFIEKCSGSTLEANIYKSIRSQLSNYENQAEIRKEFPKKTVERRNTGYAIDLLLETAPFTMGAEDFNFCKLIAGSEGTLAFITEIKLNLVPLPPKESGLLCVHFHSIDEALRANLIALKYKPSASELIDHYILECTKDNREQKQNRFFVEGDPAAILVIEFARSTREEVVAITELVKAEMLAEGLGYHFPVLFGKDTPKIWSLRKAGLGLLSNLPGDEKAVPVIEDTAVDVNDLPAYIRDFNDILKKHGLYSVHYAHAGSGEIHLRPIINLKTVEGNRLFRVIAEEIAALVKKYNGSLSGEHGDGRLRGEFIEQMIGKKNYQLLKEVKYIWDPRNIFNPGKIVDTPPMDTMLRYKPGQQTPAFQTFFRYYNQDVLQHVEQCNGSGDCRKSHLAGGTMCPSYMATRNEKDTTRARANVLRTFLTNSEQLNRFDHKEIKEVMDLCLSCKGCKSECPSNVDMAKLKAEFLQHYYDANGVPFRSRLIANFSKIAKLGALVPAAYNFFMTNKVVSKVVKKATGFAIERSMPTLYHTTLRSWFNNRSHSVSDQNADKKKVYFFCDEFTNYQDTEIGIKAILLLERLGFEVIIPKHEESGRAQLSKGLLRDARKNAQQNVNLLKNLITADTPLVGVEPSAILTFRDEYVDLVDDEQLADAKKLAANAYLIDEFLAQQIKKGNIHKEQFTKESKQIKLHGHCQQKAWSALSATQELLSFPEHYQVETIPSGCCGMAGSFGYEKEHYEISMQIGELVLLPTIRNQPDHVIIAAPGTSCRHQIKDGTGRKALHPVEVLYDALV
- a CDS encoding RNA polymerase sigma factor; amino-acid sequence: MSESKTCTDYQLVSRLNEGDEEAFNNIYTLYSLPLFNQANHLLRDKEKSKDLIQDLFISVWNNRSTLKPEANLAGYLYTGVRNRVFNLIEKDKIRYEYYSSIVKYATEISNRTQEDLNEKDLQAALEYEIDQLPPRMKEVFELSRKKHLSHKEIADELGISEKTVKKQISNVLKILKVRLDRYGSAGILLIGLLNNN
- a CDS encoding FecR family protein; protein product: MDVKQVEEIVNRYNRGEASAEEARLLELWYAQALKTPLQEEEEIDYAELNQEMWRNIQMATKRDKIRWLWKKIAIAATIVCCLGLGWHFFRNSDSSLGPEKSVEVINAGQNNATLLLTNGKRLVLRDLKNESEVRLSGASITKTADGKLIYKSTGLNSAETVSMNTLITVYGEQYQIILPDGTKVWLNAASSLHFPSYFSGPNREVVLEGEAYFEVQKEKGKPFIVRTKNQEIKVLGTHFNVNCYEDELSTTTTLLEGKVSISAKLGSREGGKSIVLVPGQQSKLQNGDNRIVVAATDPSAAIAWKEGFFQFENDDIKTVMRQLSRWYNISVAYTGEIPDERFSGKVYRNMSLDKALEVLSFSAIHFQIEGRKITINYNQPK